The following coding sequences lie in one Hippopotamus amphibius kiboko isolate mHipAmp2 chromosome 17, mHipAmp2.hap2, whole genome shotgun sequence genomic window:
- the LOC130840298 gene encoding cytochrome b-c1 complex subunit 8-like — protein MGRAFGHLMRVRHVITYSLSPFEQRAFPHYFSKGIPNMLRRTRACILRVVPPFVVFYLVYTWGTQEFEKSKRKNPAAYEDDK, from the coding sequence ATGGGCCGCGCGTTTGGGCATCTGATGAGGGTGCGGCATGTGATCACCTACAGCTTGTCGCCGTTCGAGCAGCGCGCCTTTCCGCACTACTTCAGCAAGGGCATCCCCAACATGCTGCGCCGTACTCGGGCGTGCATCCTTCGCGTGGTGCCGCCATTTGTAGTGTTTTATCTTGTCTACACATGGGGAACGCAAGAGTTTGAGAAATCCAAGAGGAAGAATCCAGCTGCCTACGAAGATGACAAATGA